The Cucurbita pepo subsp. pepo cultivar mu-cu-16 unplaced genomic scaffold, ASM280686v2 Cp4.1_scaffold000622, whole genome shotgun sequence genome includes a window with the following:
- the LOC111785652 gene encoding peroxisomal acyl-coenzyme A oxidase 1-like, giving the protein MEGVDHLAHERNRSQFDVDAMKIVWAGSRHAFEVSDRMSRLVANDPAFRKDNRAQLPRKELFKNTLRKTAYAWKKIVELKLTEEEAARLRFFVDEPAYTDLHWGMFVPFVKGQGTEEQLQKWLPLAYKMKIIGCYAQTELGHGSNVQGLETTATFDPKTDEFVIHSPTLTSSKWWPGGLGKVSTHAVVFARLITNGQDYGVHGFIVQTRSLEDHSVLPGITIGDIGMKFGNGAYNTMDNGVMHFDHFRIPRNQLLMRFSQVTKEGKYVQSDVPRQLVYGTMVYVRKTIVIDASNALSRAVCIATRYSAVRRQFGSQNGVETQVIDYKTQQSRLFPLLASAYAFRFVGEWLEWLYTDVTQRLGASDFSTLPEAHACTAGLKSVTTAATADAIEECRKLCGGHGYLCSSGLPELFAVYVPACTYEGDNVVLLLQVARFLVKTVSQLVSGKKPVGTTAYMGRLQHLMESSCKVQKAEDWLNPSIVLEAFEARSAKMSVECAKRLSKFTNQEEGFQELSPNLVEAAVAHCQLIIVSKFIEKLKGDIAGKGVKEQLQKLCSIYALYTLHKHMGDFLSTSTITPKQASLADDQLRSLYSQVRPNAVALVDAFNYTDHYLGSILGRYDGNVYPNLYNEAWKEPLNDSAVPDGYHEYIRPLLKQQLRNARL; this is encoded by the exons ATGGAGGGCGTCGATCATCTTGCCCATGAGAGGAACAGGTCCCAATTCGACGTCGATGCGATGAAGATCGTATGGGCGGGTTCTCGTCATGCCTTTGAAGTATCTGATCGAATGTCTCGATTGGTTGCTAATGACCCA GCCTTTCGAAAGGATAACAGGGCTCAATTACCAAGGAAGGAGCTGTTCAAGAACACGCTCAGAAAAACAGCTTATGCATGGAAGAAGATCGTTGAGCTTAAGCTTACTG AGGAGGAAGCTGCTAGATTAAGGTTCTTTGTGGATGAGCCAGCATATACAGATCTTCACTGG GGAATGTTTGTTCCATTTGTGAAAGGGCAAGGAACTGAGGAACAGCTACAGAAGTGGTTGCCATTGgcttataaaatgaaaataattggTTGCTATGCTCAAACCGAACTCGGTCATGGTTCGAATGTTCAAGGGCTCGAAACAACTGCAACGTTTGATCCAAAGACTGATGAATTTGTTATTCATAGTCCTACACTCACCTCAAGCAAA TGGTGGCCTGGTGGTTTGGGTAAGGTTTCAACACATGCTGTTGTATTTGCTCGTCTTATCACGAACGGTCAAGACTATGGAGTGCACG GTTTCATAGTTCAGACAAGGAGTTTGGAAGATCACTCAGTTCTACCTGGCATAACCATTGGAGACATTGGTATGAAATTTGGGAACGGAGCGTACAATACTATGGATAATGGGGTCATGCATTTTGATCACTTCCGAATCCCGAGGAACCAACTGTTGATGAG GTTTTCTCAAGTTACAAAGGAAGGGAAATATGTGCAATCAGATGTTCCACGGCAACTAGTTTATGGCACTATGGTATATGTTAGAAAGACGATTGTAATTGATGCTTCAAATGCCTTGTCACGTGCCGTCTGTATTGCTACTAGGTACAGTGCTGTTCGTAGACAATTTGGATCACagaatggtgtggaaacccag GTGATCGATTATAAAACACAGCAAAGTAGGCTATTCCCTTTGCTGGCTTCTGCCTACGCTTTTAGATTTGTTGGTGAGTGGTTAGAATGGCTATATACGGATGTGACTCAAAGACTGGGAGCCAGCGATTTCTCGACACTGCCTGAGGCTCATGCATGCACTGCAGGGTTGAAGTCGGTCACAACGGCTGCAACTGCT GATGCGATTGAGGAGTGCCGGAAGTTGTGCGGTGGCCATGGTTACCTTTGTAGCAGTGGGCTTCCCGAGTTGTTTGCGGTTTATGTCCCTGCCTGTACTTATGAAGGAGACAATGTTGTGCTACTATTGCAG GTTGCACGATTTCTTGTAAAGACCGTGTCCCAGTTGGTGTCTGGGAAGAAGCCTGTTGGTACAACAGCTTACATGGGACGACTACAACATCTGATGGAATCGTCTTGCAAAGTTCAGAAAG CTGAGGACTGGTTAAACCCAAGCATCGTTCTTGAGGCGTTTGAAGCACGGTCGGCTAAGATGTCTGTGGAATGTGCCAAAAGACTAAGCAAGTTCACCAATCAAGAAGAAG GTTTTCAGGAACTTTCTCCTAATTTAGTTGAGGCTGCAGTTGCACATTGccaattaattattgtttccAA GTTCATCGAGAAACTTAAGGGAGACATAGCAGGAAAGGGAGTAAAAGAGCAACTGCAGAAGCTTTGCAGTATTTATGCTTTGTATACACTACACAAACACATGGGTGATTTTCTTTCCACTTCCACCATCACTCCCAAACAGGCTTCTCTTGCTGATGATCAACTTAGATCTCTATACTCCCAG GTTCGTCCAAATGCAGTTGCTTTAGTCGATGCGTTTAACTACACCGACCATTACCTTGGCTCGATCCTTGGTCGCTATGATGGGAATGTTTACCCAAATCTCTACAATGAGGCGTGGAAGGAACCTCTAAATGACTCCGCCGTGCCTGATGGCTACCATGAATACATTAGACCATTGCTTAAGCAGCAGCTCAGAAATGCGAGGCTATGA